From one Streptomyces mobaraensis genomic stretch:
- a CDS encoding CGNR zinc finger domain-containing protein — protein sequence MAAASHDLRFDSGRLCLDLVATGVGRPGDGPGERLGSPERLRAWLLGARVVPPGTPLEAVDAGWLGRFHALRHLLHRVVRAEAVDGPEHAAEADLAQVNALAAEPPPAPRAVRGADGGLVRAVAAPPDCAALVSLVARDAVELLTDPAVRGLLRQCEGESCTLLYLDTSRGRRRRWCSSEVCGNRERVARHRRRAMNGEGVQDGAREGARASGGAAEASATGPGGADVRPSPHPVKP from the coding sequence ATGGCGGCGGCCTCCCACGACCTGCGGTTCGATTCCGGGCGGCTCTGCCTGGACCTGGTGGCCACCGGGGTGGGGCGGCCCGGCGACGGTCCGGGGGAGCGGCTTGGCAGCCCCGAGCGGCTGCGCGCCTGGCTGCTGGGCGCCCGGGTCGTACCGCCGGGCACGCCGCTGGAGGCCGTCGACGCCGGCTGGCTCGGGCGCTTCCACGCCCTGCGCCACCTGCTGCACCGCGTCGTCCGCGCGGAGGCCGTGGACGGTCCTGAGCACGCCGCCGAGGCGGATCTCGCGCAGGTCAACGCCCTCGCCGCCGAGCCCCCGCCCGCCCCGCGGGCTGTCCGGGGCGCGGACGGCGGTCTCGTCCGCGCCGTCGCCGCCCCGCCGGACTGCGCGGCGCTGGTGTCCCTGGTGGCCCGGGACGCGGTGGAGCTGCTCACCGATCCGGCCGTCCGTGGGCTGCTGCGGCAGTGCGAGGGCGAGAGCTGCACCCTTCTCTACCTGGACACCTCCCGGGGCCGGCGGCGCCGCTGGTGCTCCAGTGAGGTGTGCGGCAACCGGGAGCGCGTGGCCCGGCACCGCCGCCGGGCGATGAACGGCGAGGGAGTGCAAGACGGAGCGCGAGAAGGGGCGCGAGCGTCGGGCGGGGCCGCTGAGGCGTCCGCAACCGGGCCCGGCGGCGCGGACGTTAGGCCGTCACCGCACCCCGTCAAGCCATGA
- the smpB gene encoding SsrA-binding protein SmpB: protein MGKQQKQPKEPGRKLVAQNKKARHDYHIITTYECGMVLTGTEVKSLRQGRSSLVDGFVQIDGGEAWLHNVHIPEYAQGTWTNHSARRKRKLLLHRAEIDKLSAKADETGHTIVPLALYFTSGRAKVEIALAKGKKEYDKRQTLREKTDRREADRAISAARRRQRAQAAR, encoded by the coding sequence ATGGGAAAGCAGCAGAAGCAGCCCAAGGAACCCGGGCGCAAGCTCGTCGCGCAGAACAAGAAGGCGCGGCACGACTACCACATCATCACCACGTACGAGTGCGGCATGGTGCTGACCGGCACCGAGGTCAAGTCGCTGCGGCAGGGCCGGTCCTCGCTGGTGGACGGCTTCGTGCAGATCGACGGCGGCGAGGCGTGGCTGCACAACGTGCACATCCCCGAGTACGCCCAGGGGACGTGGACGAACCACAGCGCGCGCCGCAAGCGCAAGCTGCTGCTGCACCGCGCGGAGATCGACAAGCTGTCGGCGAAGGCCGACGAGACCGGTCACACGATCGTGCCCCTGGCGCTGTACTTCACGTCGGGCCGGGCCAAGGTCGAGATCGCGCTGGCCAAGGGCAAGAAGGAGTACGACAAGCGGCAGACGCTGCGGGAGAAGACGGACCGCCGCGAGGCGGACCGCGCCATCTCCGCCGCCCGCCGGCGTCAGCGCGCGCAGGCGGCCCGGTAG
- a CDS encoding LysR family transcriptional regulator, with protein MPHDIEPRLLRAFAAVADELHFTRAAARLHLAQQALSRDIRRLEQRLGAQLFSRTTRAVTLTAEGARLLPYARRVLAAQDELAAAWAREERPLLVDVVSPASTAHRIVVRARAAAPRVELVARHHSGLTGAAAAILAGRLDVAFGRVAGLPVEVRTALEHRPVRYERMAVLLPAGHRLAALATVPLEALRGETLYAAAGNPATAEWTDLARRLFEGRGIAMAEPFPELEGDEEFVRVVRKRGWSVLAGTEFLKVPGMALRPLTDPIPLSPVSMVWRKGLRHPGLDALRTAASGFPEERWLERPPGAWLPAEDAALMGGCAGAADGGAAV; from the coding sequence ATGCCGCACGACATCGAGCCGCGCCTGCTGCGAGCCTTCGCCGCCGTCGCCGACGAACTGCACTTCACCCGGGCCGCCGCACGGCTCCACCTCGCGCAGCAGGCGCTCAGCCGGGACATCCGCCGGCTCGAACAGCGGCTGGGCGCGCAGCTGTTCAGCCGCACGACGCGGGCGGTGACGCTGACGGCGGAGGGCGCGCGGCTGCTGCCGTACGCCCGGCGCGTGCTCGCCGCGCAGGACGAACTGGCGGCGGCCTGGGCGCGCGAGGAGCGCCCGCTGCTGGTGGACGTCGTCTCCCCGGCGAGCACCGCCCACCGGATCGTCGTCCGGGCCCGCGCCGCCGCGCCCCGGGTGGAGCTGGTCGCCCGCCACCACAGCGGCCTCACCGGCGCCGCCGCCGCGATCCTGGCGGGACGGCTGGACGTCGCCTTCGGCCGGGTGGCGGGACTGCCGGTGGAGGTCAGGACGGCGCTGGAGCACCGGCCCGTACGGTACGAGCGGATGGCCGTCCTGCTGCCCGCCGGTCACCGGCTGGCGGCCCTCGCGACCGTGCCCCTGGAGGCGCTGCGCGGCGAGACCCTGTACGCCGCCGCCGGCAACCCGGCCACCGCCGAGTGGACCGACCTCGCCCGCCGCCTCTTCGAGGGCCGCGGCATCGCGATGGCCGAGCCCTTCCCCGAACTGGAGGGGGACGAGGAGTTCGTGCGCGTCGTGCGCAAGCGGGGGTGGTCGGTGCTGGCGGGCACCGAGTTCCTGAAGGTGCCCGGGATGGCCCTGCGCCCCCTCACCGACCCGATACCCCTCTCCCCGGTCTCGATGGTCTGGCGCAAGGGCCTCCGCCACCCCGGCCTCGACGCCCTCCGCACCGCCGCCTCGGGCTTCCCGGAGGAACGCTGGCTGGAACGCCCGCCCGGGGCATGGCTCCCGGCGGAGGACGCGGCGCTGATGGGCGGGTGCGCGGGGGCGGCGGACGGCGGGGCCGCCGTCTGA